In one window of Fictibacillus phosphorivorans DNA:
- a CDS encoding sigma-54 interaction domain-containing protein translates to MFDQDPLFKNNILETIIDSAYEWIVVVDHEGIVRYMNKTYCEFLGENPKEVIGKHVTKVIENTKMHRDVLQGKVEIADLQFIRGNYMIANRIPILNDGKVIGAVGTVIFRDTEQWKKMNSHIKALLHELNFYKKEWEEINGASYTLNDFAGTSTEVQKVKKHVKNIASGDLSVLIRGESGTGKELLAHSIHQLSERSGKPFIKLNCGAVPEHLFESELFGYSEGAFTGAKKGGKLGKFQLADGGTLFLDEIGDLPQSMQIKLLRVLQEKEVEPVGSVHTQKVNVRVIAATNRPLERLINENKFREDLFYRINVLQIQIPPLRDRKEDIWPLAENFIRLNCAETGKRILSIDDDVKEAFLAYSWPGNARELKNFVEAAIQLTHSDRLSLDVFPDFLKEKLGINRKQLTLKEHIQETEKNVISYYLETMNGDIMRVAKHLGIGKTNLYDKIKKYNIR, encoded by the coding sequence ATGTTTGATCAAGATCCATTGTTCAAAAACAACATTCTAGAGACGATCATCGATAGTGCTTACGAGTGGATAGTCGTTGTTGATCACGAAGGAATCGTCCGATACATGAATAAAACGTACTGCGAGTTTCTAGGCGAAAACCCTAAAGAAGTAATAGGAAAGCATGTTACTAAGGTTATTGAAAATACAAAAATGCACAGAGACGTTTTACAAGGAAAAGTTGAGATTGCGGATCTTCAGTTCATTAGAGGCAACTACATGATAGCAAACCGTATACCAATTCTAAATGATGGAAAAGTAATTGGAGCTGTTGGAACCGTAATATTTAGAGATACAGAACAATGGAAAAAGATGAACTCTCACATAAAAGCGCTCCTTCATGAACTCAATTTCTATAAAAAAGAGTGGGAAGAAATAAATGGAGCTTCTTATACATTGAACGACTTTGCCGGTACTTCAACAGAAGTTCAAAAAGTAAAGAAGCATGTGAAGAATATTGCCAGTGGGGATCTATCAGTATTGATCCGTGGGGAGAGTGGTACAGGAAAAGAGTTGCTAGCCCATAGTATCCACCAATTAAGTGAAAGAAGTGGAAAGCCTTTCATCAAACTAAATTGCGGAGCGGTTCCTGAGCATCTGTTTGAATCTGAACTCTTCGGCTACTCTGAAGGGGCATTTACAGGTGCAAAAAAAGGTGGAAAACTAGGTAAGTTTCAGCTTGCAGACGGTGGAACTTTATTCTTAGATGAGATTGGCGATCTTCCTCAAAGCATGCAAATAAAACTGTTGCGTGTTCTTCAAGAAAAAGAAGTAGAGCCAGTAGGTTCAGTACATACGCAAAAAGTAAATGTTCGGGTGATCGCTGCTACAAATCGCCCATTAGAGAGATTAATCAATGAAAATAAGTTTCGTGAAGACTTGTTCTATCGTATAAATGTTCTTCAAATTCAAATCCCACCACTTCGTGATAGGAAAGAAGATATCTGGCCACTCGCTGAAAACTTTATCCGCTTGAACTGTGCTGAAACTGGTAAACGGATACTAAGTATTGATGACGATGTAAAAGAAGCATTCTTAGCCTACAGCTGGCCAGGAAATGCTAGAGAGCTAAAAAACTTCGTAGAAGCAGCCATCCAGCTTACACATAGTGACCGATTATCGTTAGATGTTTTTCCTGATTTTTTAAAAGAAAAACTTGGAATCAATAGAAAGCAGCTGACCTTAAAAGAACACATTCAAGAAACTGAGAAAAATGTGATCTCATACTACTTGGAGACGATGAACGGAGATATTATGCGTGTCGCTAAACATCTAGGCATCGGAAAGACGAATCTATATGATAAGATAAAAAAATATAACATTCGATAA
- the rsfS gene encoding ribosome silencing factor has translation MNVKELMELVVKTADDKRAENIAVLDMEGISLVADYFVICHGNSEKQVQAIARELKDVALENDIQIRRMEGFDHARWVLIDLANIVVHVFHRDDRSYYNLEKLWGDANKIDVDAIIAPQQNI, from the coding sequence ATGAACGTAAAAGAGCTTATGGAATTGGTCGTAAAGACCGCTGATGATAAAAGAGCAGAAAACATTGCTGTTTTAGATATGGAAGGAATTTCACTTGTAGCGGATTACTTTGTTATCTGTCATGGTAATTCTGAAAAACAAGTTCAAGCGATTGCAAGAGAACTAAAAGATGTTGCCTTAGAGAATGATATTCAAATTCGCAGAATGGAAGGTTTTGACCATGCAAGATGGGTTTTAATCGATCTGGCAAACATCGTCGTTCATGTATTCCATCGCGATGATCGCAGCTATTATAATCTTGAGAAATTATGGGGAGACGCGAATAAGATTGATGTAGATGCTATTATTGCCCCACAACAAAACATATAG
- a CDS encoding GntP family permease has translation MDIIIILLALFFLMFVAYRGFSVILFAPIAALFAVLLTEPGHVLPFFSGVFMEKMVGFIKLYFPVFLLGAIFGKVIEMSGFAKSITQFVIKLIGPARAMLAIVLVGAILTYGGVSLFVVAFALYPFASELFKLADIPKRLIPGTIALGAFTFTMDAFPGSPQIQNIIPTSFFGTTTWAAPWLGFIGGMFVFITGMIYLEWRRRQAAAKGEGYGTGHSNEPEKMDSENLPNAFIAILPLILVGVFNKWFTVLIPKYYGKTFDFSAIGMKNVPEIQIPSLAAVWAVEGALIIGIVTVLLFSFKRIKNNFNKGINLSIGGALLATLNTASEYGFGGVIAALPGFTAVNSAMSNTIKDPLINEAVTTTTLAGITGSASGGMSIALATMSETYIAQADKLGIDPEVLHRVASMASGGMDTLPHNGAVITLLAVTGLTHKQAYIDIFAMTIIKTIAVFVIIGLYYGLGIV, from the coding sequence ATGGACATTATTATTATTTTATTAGCATTATTCTTTTTAATGTTCGTAGCTTACAGAGGATTCAGCGTTATTCTATTTGCACCAATCGCTGCATTGTTTGCTGTATTGCTTACTGAACCTGGTCACGTACTACCTTTCTTCTCAGGTGTATTTATGGAGAAGATGGTCGGCTTCATCAAACTTTATTTTCCGGTCTTTCTACTAGGAGCCATCTTCGGAAAAGTTATTGAAATGTCAGGCTTTGCGAAATCAATCACTCAGTTCGTTATCAAACTAATCGGACCTGCAAGAGCGATGCTTGCGATCGTACTCGTTGGTGCGATATTGACTTATGGTGGAGTATCATTGTTTGTTGTTGCTTTTGCACTCTATCCATTTGCATCTGAACTATTTAAGCTTGCGGATATTCCTAAAAGACTTATCCCAGGTACGATCGCACTAGGTGCTTTTACATTTACGATGGATGCTTTTCCTGGGAGTCCACAGATACAAAATATTATCCCAACCTCTTTCTTTGGTACAACAACGTGGGCTGCACCTTGGCTCGGGTTTATCGGGGGAATGTTTGTTTTCATCACAGGTATGATCTATCTGGAATGGAGACGTAGACAAGCGGCTGCAAAAGGAGAAGGTTACGGAACAGGACATAGCAACGAACCTGAGAAAATGGATTCAGAAAATCTGCCTAATGCCTTTATAGCGATTCTTCCTCTTATTTTGGTTGGCGTGTTCAATAAATGGTTCACTGTTTTGATTCCGAAATATTACGGAAAGACGTTCGATTTTTCTGCGATTGGAATGAAGAATGTACCTGAGATACAAATTCCATCTTTAGCTGCAGTATGGGCAGTCGAAGGTGCTTTGATCATAGGTATCGTTACCGTTCTTTTGTTCTCGTTCAAGAGAATTAAAAACAACTTTAATAAAGGAATTAATCTATCGATCGGTGGAGCGTTGCTTGCAACACTAAACACAGCATCTGAGTATGGGTTTGGTGGTGTTATCGCAGCACTACCAGGCTTTACTGCTGTAAATTCCGCGATGTCGAATACGATTAAAGATCCGTTGATCAATGAAGCGGTTACGACTACAACATTAGCTGGTATTACAGGATCAGCTTCTGGTGGAATGAGTATCGCGCTCGCAACGATGAGTGAAACGTATATCGCACAGGCTGACAAACTAGGAATCGATCCAGAAGTACTTCACCGTGTTGCTTCTATGGCGAGTGGTGGAATGGATACACTTCCTCACAACGGTGCTGTTATTACGTTGTTAGCTGTTACAGGATTGACCCATAAACAAGCGTATATTGACATTTTTGCGATGACTATTATTAAGACGATTGCCGTATTTGTTATTATTGGTCTTTATTACGGACTTGGGATCGTATAA
- the yqeK gene encoding bis(5'-nucleosyl)-tetraphosphatase (symmetrical) YqeK, producing the protein MERNKALEIVKKQLTEHRYIHTLGVEEASLVLAKKYGVDLKKAEIAAIFHDYAKFRPKEEMREIVRSERLSQDLLHYGNEVLHAPVGAYLVKKEVGITDEAILRAIYYHTTGNGAMTLLEKVIFLADYIEPNRNFPGVESVREMAENDLDQACLMAVRNTIAFLMKQNQKIYPLTFEAYNGLLQEIKLKKEKECTG; encoded by the coding sequence ATGGAACGAAATAAAGCATTAGAAATTGTGAAAAAACAGCTCACAGAGCATCGTTACATCCATACCTTAGGAGTGGAAGAGGCAAGTCTTGTTTTAGCTAAAAAATATGGTGTAGATCTTAAAAAAGCTGAAATTGCTGCCATATTTCATGATTATGCTAAATTTCGACCAAAGGAAGAGATGAGAGAGATCGTACGAAGCGAGAGACTTTCACAAGACTTGTTACACTATGGTAATGAAGTATTGCATGCGCCGGTCGGAGCATATTTAGTGAAAAAAGAAGTGGGAATAACGGATGAAGCCATACTGCGTGCGATCTATTACCATACAACGGGTAACGGAGCGATGACTCTGCTTGAGAAGGTAATATTCTTAGCAGATTACATAGAACCGAACCGTAATTTCCCGGGTGTGGAAAGTGTCAGAGAGATGGCAGAGAATGATCTTGATCAAGCTTGTTTGATGGCAGTTCGGAACACGATTGCTTTTCTAATGAAACAGAATCAAAAGATCTATCCACTCACGTTTGAAGCGTACAATGGATTGCTTCAAGAGATTAAACTAAAAAAAGAGAAGGAGTGCACTGGATGA
- a CDS encoding ribonucleoside-diphosphate reductase subunit alpha, whose amino-acid sequence MKMTTENSLLGEWLRSCVKNYPNIQADNFLKHAEKLENHTQESSSLYRQLIMEALNGLDAENPEWTFVASQIYLRQLYEEVMKNRVETRNKPYTNLYGLITKLVGMDIYDDTILSSYSKEDLEKAENMIDPSRDKLFTYIGLKTLADRYLAKGFNHEIYELPQERWMLIALFLMRDENKMNRLQLVEEAYWALSNLYMTVATPTLANAGKSYGQLSSCFIDTIDDSLRGIFDSNTDAATVSKGGGGLGIYLGKIRARGSDIKGFKGNSSGVIPWMKQLNNTAVSVDQLGQRQGAIAVYLDIWHKDILEFLDAKLNNGDERMRTHDLFTGVCLPDLFMECVEKREDWYLFDPHEVRKIKGYSLEDFYDERIGSGNFSERYKDCVNDERLSKKCIPAIEIMKRIMKSQLETGTPFMFYRDTVNRLNPNAHKGMVYASNLCTEIMQNMSATVVTSEKAENGEIVIRKTPGDFVVCNLSSLSLAKVIGANVLKRVIDIQIRMLDNVIDLNRIDVPQAELTNKKYRAIGVGTFGWHHLLAKEGIKWESEEAVTYADHLYETINYYVINASCELAKEKGRYQAFLGSDWETGNYFSKRNYSSKEWESLKERVNIHGLRNGYLIAVAPNSSTSIIANSTPSVDPIFKKFYSEEKKNYKIPVTAPDLNAETTWYYKSAFLIDQTWSIEQNAARQRHVDQSISFNLYVNHNIKAKDLLHLHLLSFKKGLKTTYYTRSTSIELEGCESCES is encoded by the coding sequence ATGAAAATGACAACTGAAAACTCTTTGCTCGGGGAGTGGTTAAGGAGTTGTGTCAAAAATTATCCGAACATACAAGCGGACAACTTTCTAAAACATGCGGAGAAATTAGAAAATCATACACAGGAATCAAGCTCACTTTATAGACAGTTAATCATGGAAGCATTAAATGGATTGGATGCAGAGAACCCAGAGTGGACGTTTGTGGCATCACAGATCTATTTAAGGCAGTTGTATGAAGAAGTAATGAAGAATCGTGTGGAGACAAGAAATAAGCCATATACGAACCTCTATGGGTTGATCACAAAGTTAGTAGGGATGGATATCTATGATGATACCATTCTCTCATCATACTCAAAGGAAGACTTGGAGAAAGCAGAAAATATGATCGATCCATCTAGAGATAAGCTTTTTACATACATTGGACTAAAAACGCTAGCGGATCGGTACTTGGCAAAAGGATTCAATCATGAAATCTATGAATTGCCACAAGAACGCTGGATGTTGATCGCGTTGTTTTTAATGAGAGACGAGAACAAAATGAATAGGCTTCAATTAGTCGAAGAAGCATACTGGGCTCTCTCCAATCTATATATGACGGTTGCTACCCCGACATTAGCGAATGCAGGTAAGAGTTATGGCCAGCTTAGCTCATGTTTTATTGATACGATCGACGATAGCTTAAGAGGGATATTTGATTCTAATACAGATGCTGCAACTGTTTCAAAAGGTGGAGGTGGACTCGGGATCTATCTCGGGAAAATTAGGGCTAGAGGTTCGGATATTAAAGGATTCAAAGGAAATTCATCGGGTGTAATACCTTGGATGAAACAGTTGAACAACACAGCGGTATCTGTCGATCAGCTTGGCCAGAGGCAAGGAGCGATTGCTGTTTACTTAGACATTTGGCATAAAGACATCCTAGAGTTTTTAGATGCAAAATTAAATAATGGTGATGAACGAATGAGAACGCATGACCTATTTACAGGTGTCTGTCTGCCGGACCTTTTCATGGAATGCGTGGAAAAACGCGAGGATTGGTATCTGTTCGATCCTCATGAGGTAAGAAAGATCAAAGGGTATTCCTTAGAAGATTTCTACGATGAAAGAATTGGTTCAGGTAACTTTAGTGAAAGATATAAAGATTGTGTCAACGATGAGAGACTTTCAAAAAAGTGTATTCCTGCTATTGAAATTATGAAACGGATCATGAAGTCGCAACTTGAAACCGGAACACCTTTCATGTTTTATCGAGATACTGTCAACCGGTTAAATCCCAATGCACATAAAGGGATGGTCTATGCTTCTAACCTATGTACAGAAATTATGCAAAACATGTCTGCAACAGTGGTCACGTCAGAGAAAGCAGAGAACGGAGAAATCGTCATCAGAAAAACGCCAGGAGATTTTGTTGTTTGTAATCTATCTTCTCTTTCGCTTGCTAAAGTCATCGGCGCTAACGTACTCAAAAGAGTTATCGATATCCAGATCCGAATGCTCGATAACGTTATTGATCTTAATCGTATAGATGTACCTCAAGCGGAGCTAACAAATAAGAAATATCGTGCGATCGGTGTAGGTACGTTTGGATGGCACCATCTCTTAGCAAAAGAGGGAATCAAGTGGGAAAGTGAAGAAGCGGTTACGTATGCTGATCATCTCTATGAGACCATCAATTATTATGTGATCAATGCTAGTTGTGAGCTTGCGAAAGAAAAGGGAAGATATCAAGCGTTTTTGGGTTCGGATTGGGAAACCGGAAACTATTTTTCAAAACGGAACTATTCCTCTAAAGAGTGGGAGAGTTTAAAAGAAAGAGTTAACATACATGGTCTAAGGAATGGATACCTCATTGCAGTGGCACCGAATTCATCGACTTCGATCATCGCAAATTCAACACCGAGTGTGGATCCGATATTTAAAAAATTCTATTCCGAAGAAAAAAAGAATTACAAGATCCCTGTAACAGCACCCGATTTGAATGCAGAAACAACATGGTACTATAAATCCGCGTTCTTGATCGATCAAACTTGGAGTATCGAACAGAATGCTGCTAGACAAAGACACGTCGATCAGTCCATTTCGTTTAATCTTTATGTTAATCACAACATCAAGGCAAAAGATCTGTTACACCTTCATCTGTTAAGCTTTAAAAAAGGGTTAAAGACTACTTATTATACTAGGTCTACTTCGATTGAGTTAGAAGGATGTGAAAGCTGTGAAAGTTAA
- a CDS encoding 3-hydroxybutyrate dehydrogenase, with protein MRAFVEGKVVFITGAASGIGLQLAKAFAEQGAKVAISDLDPERAKDSAQSLVQADLDAIGIGCNVTQENELTEALDETLKHYGRIDVLINNAGLQFVSPLEEFPTEKFQQLINVMLTAPFIATKHVFPIMKKQGFGRIINMASINGLVGFAGKSAYNSAKHGVIGLTKVAALEGAPHGITVNAVCPGYVDTPLVRGQLEDLAKTRNVELEKVLEEVIYPLVPQKRLLDVQEIADYTLFLSSENAKGVTGQAIVIDGGYVSQ; from the coding sequence ATGAGAGCGTTCGTTGAGGGAAAAGTGGTTTTTATTACAGGAGCAGCAAGTGGGATCGGCTTACAGTTAGCAAAAGCATTCGCAGAACAAGGAGCTAAAGTAGCAATCAGTGATCTAGATCCTGAGCGTGCCAAGGATTCTGCACAATCGCTCGTGCAAGCTGATCTAGATGCGATTGGAATCGGCTGTAATGTGACACAAGAAAATGAGTTAACAGAAGCATTGGATGAAACATTGAAGCACTATGGTCGTATCGATGTGCTGATCAACAATGCAGGATTGCAGTTCGTGTCGCCACTCGAAGAGTTTCCAACAGAGAAGTTTCAACAGTTGATCAATGTTATGCTGACAGCTCCATTCATAGCGACAAAACATGTCTTTCCAATCATGAAAAAACAAGGGTTCGGACGTATCATAAATATGGCCTCAATCAATGGACTTGTAGGTTTTGCCGGAAAATCCGCATACAATAGTGCAAAGCATGGCGTTATCGGACTAACGAAAGTGGCCGCTTTAGAAGGTGCGCCACATGGAATAACGGTAAATGCGGTTTGCCCTGGTTATGTTGATACACCACTTGTAAGAGGACAATTAGAAGATCTGGCGAAAACAAGAAACGTTGAGTTAGAGAAAGTTCTGGAAGAAGTGATCTATCCACTTGTTCCTCAAAAAAGATTGTTAGATGTTCAAGAAATAGCAGATTACACACTCTTTCTTTCTAGTGAGAATGCGAAGGGTGTTACAGGGCAAGCGATTGTGATCGACGGCGGCTATGTTTCGCAATAA
- a CDS encoding class I SAM-dependent DNA methyltransferase, with translation MSYQRFAYLYDELMEDAPYDEWLNFVKTSASKHLENGKRFLDVGCGTGSMTVLLAKEGFDVTGVDLSTDMLMVAKEKAELEKVKLNLFQQDMRELEGLGVFDCVTILCDSLNYILTEEDVKRTFLSAGNHLKTGGLLLFDVHSIHKINEIFIGQTFGSNDEKLSYIWQCYQGELENSVEHDLSFFMQNGERYERYDELHTQRTFAIEDYCNWLKECGFEHLDISADFKGTEPTEESERILFVARKK, from the coding sequence ATGAGTTATCAGCGATTTGCCTATCTATACGATGAGTTGATGGAGGACGCTCCATACGATGAATGGCTTAACTTTGTTAAAACATCCGCCTCAAAGCATTTAGAAAATGGAAAGCGGTTTTTAGATGTAGGTTGTGGGACGGGATCGATGACGGTTCTACTTGCTAAAGAAGGCTTTGATGTTACAGGGGTGGATCTTTCAACAGACATGTTGATGGTCGCCAAAGAGAAAGCCGAACTCGAAAAAGTGAAACTGAACCTTTTTCAGCAAGATATGCGAGAGTTAGAAGGACTAGGTGTCTTTGATTGTGTAACGATATTATGTGACTCGCTGAATTATATCTTGACGGAAGAAGATGTAAAACGTACATTTCTTTCAGCTGGTAACCACCTGAAAACAGGAGGACTCCTTCTTTTCGATGTTCATTCCATACATAAGATCAATGAAATCTTTATCGGACAAACATTTGGAAGTAATGATGAAAAGCTATCTTACATATGGCAATGCTATCAAGGTGAGCTTGAAAACAGTGTGGAACATGACCTATCCTTCTTCATGCAAAACGGAGAACGATACGAGCGATATGATGAACTGCATACACAAAGAACATTCGCCATCGAGGACTATTGTAATTGGTTAAAAGAGTGTGGATTTGAACACTTAGATATCTCAGCCGATTTCAAAGGAACAGAGCCTACCGAAGAAAGTGAACGAATCTTATTTGTCGCGAGAAAAAAATAA
- a CDS encoding ribonucleotide-diphosphate reductase subunit beta, whose product MKVKEVEHLKERRIYDVEAPNRSTGIINGKSSNILNWDDVRYKWAYPLYKNMLANFWTPFEINMSSDSKQYVNLSEKEQDTFNKIIGLLAFLDSVQTDYSSKVAAYLTDSSLAALMATLSFQEVVHNQSYSYVLSSLVPKSKQDEIFEYWKTDEVLRERNDFIVEGYEEFLQTPTPRTFLKSIIYDVILEGLNFYSGFSFFYNLARNQKMVSTSTMINYINRDEQLHVYLFTQIFKGILEEDPQLRDAELENFARDTFDRAAQLEIKWSKYIIGNSFEGIREADLEAYIKFMANKRLNELGFNKLYPEYNKNPLPWIKAYSDVNSGKSDFFEQKSRQYTKVSDENGFDEL is encoded by the coding sequence GTGAAAGTTAAAGAGGTTGAACACCTTAAAGAGAGAAGAATCTATGATGTGGAAGCTCCTAATCGATCTACAGGAATTATCAACGGTAAGAGTTCAAATATTTTAAACTGGGACGATGTGAGATATAAGTGGGCTTATCCCCTATACAAAAACATGTTGGCTAATTTTTGGACGCCGTTCGAGATCAATATGTCTAGTGATAGTAAGCAATATGTTAATTTGAGTGAAAAAGAGCAAGATACTTTTAATAAAATTATTGGTTTATTGGCGTTCTTAGATAGTGTTCAAACAGATTATTCGAGTAAAGTGGCAGCATATTTAACAGATTCCAGTCTTGCTGCGCTCATGGCGACTCTATCGTTTCAAGAAGTCGTTCATAATCAGTCCTATTCGTATGTGTTGTCCTCTTTGGTACCGAAGAGCAAGCAGGATGAAATATTTGAATACTGGAAAACAGATGAGGTGCTAAGAGAGAGGAATGATTTCATTGTTGAAGGGTATGAGGAATTTCTTCAAACCCCTACGCCTCGTACCTTTTTGAAATCTATTATTTACGACGTGATTCTTGAAGGATTGAATTTTTATTCCGGATTCAGCTTTTTTTATAATTTAGCCAGGAATCAAAAGATGGTTTCGACTTCAACGATGATCAACTATATTAATAGAGATGAGCAGCTGCATGTTTATCTATTTACTCAAATTTTCAAGGGAATATTAGAAGAAGATCCGCAATTAAGAGATGCAGAGCTGGAGAATTTTGCGAGGGACACGTTTGACAGGGCCGCTCAGCTTGAGATCAAGTGGAGTAAATATATTATAGGAAATTCATTTGAGGGCATTCGTGAAGCCGATCTTGAAGCATATATTAAATTTATGGCGAATAAACGGTTGAACGAGTTAGGTTTTAACAAACTATACCCAGAATACAATAAGAATCCACTTCCCTGGATAAAAGCATATTCTGATGTGAATTCCGGAAAAAGTGACTTTTTTGAGCAGAAATCGAGACAATACACGAAAGTTTCGGATGAAAACGGGTTCGATGAACTATAG
- the aroE gene encoding shikimate dehydrogenase, translating into MIKALVIGDPIDHSLSPVMQTAAFQESGITGTYEKKRVPSDELEKFVKFLKESNYAGCNITIPHKVAILPLLDEVDEEAKEIGAVNTVVNKDGKLIGYNTDGKGFLLGLKEKIKKPLSELNVLLIGAGGAARSIAYALSKEAPNYLAIANRSEERLQSLLKDLNDDRIEGFSLQQAEEDTARFDVLINTTNAGMHPDTESIPLKLNTLKKDAVVSDIVYNPLTTRWLKEAEKKGATTDNGVSMLVMQGAMAFEKWTGTFPDTNNMKQVVMEQLRR; encoded by the coding sequence ATGATTAAAGCACTTGTCATCGGAGATCCAATCGATCATTCTTTGTCACCTGTCATGCAAACGGCGGCATTCCAGGAATCAGGTATTACGGGAACCTATGAAAAAAAACGTGTACCTTCAGATGAATTGGAGAAATTCGTTAAATTTCTAAAAGAAAGCAACTATGCAGGATGTAACATTACTATTCCTCATAAAGTAGCTATTCTTCCTCTTTTAGACGAGGTTGATGAAGAAGCAAAAGAGATTGGCGCAGTTAACACAGTCGTGAATAAAGATGGAAAGCTGATCGGGTATAATACAGACGGTAAGGGATTCTTATTAGGGTTGAAAGAAAAGATCAAAAAGCCACTTTCAGAGTTGAACGTTCTATTGATCGGAGCGGGTGGAGCTGCTCGATCTATCGCTTATGCCCTTAGTAAGGAAGCTCCTAACTATTTGGCGATAGCGAATCGTTCAGAAGAACGTCTTCAATCTTTATTAAAAGACTTGAACGATGATCGTATAGAAGGCTTTTCTTTACAACAAGCTGAAGAAGATACTGCGCGTTTTGATGTATTGATCAACACGACCAATGCGGGTATGCATCCAGATACGGAATCTATTCCGCTGAAACTTAACACTCTAAAAAAAGACGCAGTGGTAAGTGATATCGTGTATAATCCACTGACCACAAGGTGGCTTAAGGAAGCAGAGAAAAAAGGCGCCACAACAGATAATGGTGTATCTATGCTCGTCATGCAAGGAGCTATGGCATTTGAAAAGTGGACAGGTACTTTTCCTGATACAAATAATATGAAACAAGTCGTTATGGAACAACTTAGGAGGTAA
- the yhbY gene encoding ribosome assembly RNA-binding protein YhbY: MLTGKQKRFLRSKAHHIQPIFQVGKGGVNSNLIKQVEEALEARELIKVSVLQNCEDDKDTVASQLYSGSKAELVQVIGSTIVLYKESINQKRIQLP; the protein is encoded by the coding sequence ATGCTTACAGGTAAACAAAAACGTTTTTTAAGATCTAAGGCACACCACATTCAACCTATTTTTCAGGTTGGTAAAGGTGGAGTGAATTCAAATTTAATCAAACAGGTTGAGGAAGCACTAGAAGCGAGAGAGCTGATTAAAGTTAGCGTGCTTCAAAACTGCGAAGATGATAAAGATACAGTAGCGTCACAGCTTTATTCTGGTTCAAAAGCAGAGTTAGTTCAGGTGATCGGTAGTACGATCGTACTTTACAAAGAATCGATCAATCAAAAACGCATCCAACTCCCTTAA
- a CDS encoding nicotinate-nucleotide adenylyltransferase, whose product MNKEIGLFGGTFNPPHIGHMLIAQEALTQLHLDEVWWMPSSAPPHKEKDNEVSDEIRIEMVQKAIGNNEQFSLSLLEFERSGPSYTIDTIRLLKEKYPSVNFTFIMGGDMVHSLSDWHKIDELKNLVDFAGVGRAGYAVDHHWERYRVKRVEVPIIEISSSFIRNRSRAGQNIRYYVSDQVWNHIKENHLYGTK is encoded by the coding sequence ATGAATAAAGAAATAGGACTTTTTGGAGGTACGTTTAATCCACCACATATCGGACATATGCTAATTGCTCAAGAAGCATTAACTCAATTGCACCTAGATGAAGTATGGTGGATGCCTTCTTCTGCACCTCCTCATAAAGAAAAAGACAATGAAGTCTCTGATGAGATACGCATAGAAATGGTGCAAAAAGCGATTGGTAACAATGAGCAGTTTTCCCTTTCATTGCTTGAATTTGAGAGAAGTGGACCTTCATATACTATTGATACGATACGTCTTCTAAAAGAAAAATACCCTTCTGTAAACTTCACTTTTATTATGGGTGGAGACATGGTTCATTCCTTAAGCGACTGGCATAAAATTGATGAGTTAAAGAACCTTGTTGATTTTGCAGGTGTCGGTCGTGCGGGGTATGCGGTTGACCATCATTGGGAGAGGTATCGGGTAAAACGTGTAGAAGTACCTATTATTGAGATCTCGTCATCGTTTATACGTAATCGGTCACGCGCTGGTCAGAATATTCGTTACTATGTTTCAGATCAGGTTTGGAATCATATAAAGGAGAACCACCTTTATGGAACGAAATAA